The following are from one region of the Paraglaciecola sp. L1A13 genome:
- the yejK gene encoding nucleoid-associated protein YejK, translated as MSALIRHFVVHQLAINDQQQLTLVPRNSCFSVSPEIEDLAQQINHAFNTKPGKGVGGFVEQGAETIQDGENEVVPVSPFQDKLKVMLDDPEQFVHFSIQSSEMLKKTMTDMASIETGFVVFSHYEFLATEYLMIAILNTKQHVEINRDLELSSSDHLDLAKMQLAVRIDLTQLSTTPEQNRYVSFIKGRMGRKVSDFFMHFLGCEELVDIKQQNKQLLSSVDDYLAAEQMDATEKQATRKTVSEYYKEKLDAGEDIQLKELADKLPKEPDGDDFYQFVANSESPIEETFQADRSVLKTLAKFSGQGGGISLSFERNLYGERVHYDAGSDTLMIKGIPPNLKDQLLKAQK; from the coding sequence GTGAGCGCACTCATTCGTCACTTTGTGGTACACCAACTTGCGATAAATGATCAACAACAGCTAACACTCGTTCCGCGTAACAGCTGTTTTTCAGTTTCGCCTGAAATCGAGGATCTTGCCCAGCAAATTAACCATGCCTTTAATACTAAGCCAGGTAAAGGGGTAGGCGGGTTCGTAGAACAAGGCGCAGAAACCATTCAAGATGGCGAGAATGAGGTTGTGCCCGTTAGCCCGTTCCAAGACAAACTCAAAGTGATGTTAGATGATCCTGAACAGTTTGTGCATTTCAGTATACAAAGCAGTGAAATGTTGAAGAAAACCATGACCGATATGGCGAGTATTGAAACCGGATTTGTGGTTTTTAGTCATTACGAGTTCTTGGCAACTGAGTATCTAATGATAGCGATTTTAAATACCAAGCAGCACGTAGAAATAAATCGTGATTTAGAGCTAAGCAGCAGTGATCACCTTGATCTAGCTAAGATGCAACTTGCTGTGCGCATCGATTTGACCCAGCTTTCGACCACGCCTGAGCAAAATCGCTACGTCAGTTTTATTAAAGGACGCATGGGCCGTAAGGTGTCAGACTTCTTCATGCATTTCCTGGGCTGTGAAGAATTGGTTGATATTAAACAGCAAAATAAACAGTTACTTAGTTCGGTAGATGATTACTTAGCGGCAGAGCAGATGGACGCCACTGAAAAGCAGGCTACGCGCAAAACTGTATCTGAGTATTACAAAGAGAAGCTCGACGCAGGTGAAGATATTCAACTTAAGGAATTAGCCGATAAACTGCCGAAAGAGCCCGATGGCGACGATTTTTATCAATTTGTTGCGAACAGTGAATCACCTATCGAAGAGACATTCCAGGCCGACCGTAGTGTTTTGAAAACGTTAGCAAAATTTAGCGGACAAGGAGGCGGGATTAGTCTTAGTTTTGAGCGTAATCTATATGGTGAACGGGTGCATTACGATGCGGGCTCTGACACTTTAATGATTAAAGGTATTCCTCCGAATCTCAAAGACCAGCTGCTAAAAGCACAAAAGTAA
- a CDS encoding DUF1414 domain-containing protein: MPQNSKYSDSQFEDVMHDIIIALEKHQASRDLSLMVLGNVITNIFMQQVNASQRSEMADKFTQVLLKSINAK; this comes from the coding sequence ATGCCTCAAAACTCTAAATATTCAGACAGTCAATTTGAAGACGTTATGCACGACATCATTATTGCACTAGAAAAGCATCAAGCTAGTCGAGATTTATCATTGATGGTGTTAGGTAATGTCATCACTAATATTTTCATGCAACAAGTTAACGCAAGTCAGCGCAGTGAAATGGCTGATAAGTTTACACAAGTACTTTTAAAAAGTATCAATGCTAAATAG
- a CDS encoding response regulator transcription factor, with amino-acid sequence MHNLILIDDDNAFLTVLQRRLQQTGLFTVNTYTNVNDALTEPSSITHGILLDMMLGGKSGLDSIVALKTHYQPTHLIMLTGYASIATTVEAMRRGATDYITKPVGFQELVQRFQNVSHARNVPPAKPMTPAQVEWEHIQRVLLNHNGNISATAEALGMHRRSLQRKLQKFSPSKN; translated from the coding sequence ATGCATAATCTAATACTCATTGATGATGATAATGCGTTTTTAACAGTATTGCAGCGACGCTTACAGCAAACTGGTTTATTTACTGTTAATACCTATACCAATGTCAATGATGCCTTAACAGAACCCTCATCAATAACCCACGGTATACTGCTCGACATGATGCTAGGCGGTAAATCAGGGCTCGACAGCATCGTCGCCCTAAAGACTCATTACCAACCGACCCATCTTATTATGCTGACCGGTTATGCCAGCATTGCCACAACAGTTGAAGCAATGCGCCGAGGCGCAACAGACTACATAACTAAGCCGGTGGGTTTCCAAGAACTGGTCCAGCGTTTTCAAAATGTGTCCCACGCAAGGAACGTCCCGCCAGCCAAACCGATGACTCCAGCTCAAGTAGAATGGGAACATATTCAGCGAGTATTGCTTAACCACAATGGCAATATCAGTGCTACGGCTGAAGCTCTGGGCATGCACAGACGCAGCTTACAACGTAAATTACAAAAATTTTCCCCCAGTAAAAATTAA
- a CDS encoding VC2046/SO_2500 family protein — translation MGELFIGSEGLQQTQSTQNSHTVNAATQDIEFSGLLNRASNQGAKFALLLAMLQQDVLARPNIGQAREPESQETGDVPTYYPETHLQAHAQDWLLADTASDILHHDGIRSAQLWLVMHPQPLSLHNDPYHIDDEIYVNCDTYTQARYSKTTPQENSEITVDETGIFDLLEEIGLKMQA, via the coding sequence TTGGGCGAGTTGTTTATTGGTAGTGAAGGTTTGCAGCAGACTCAGTCAACACAAAACAGTCACACGGTTAATGCCGCTACGCAGGATATTGAATTCAGCGGGCTACTTAATCGTGCGTCTAATCAAGGCGCGAAGTTCGCTTTGCTGCTGGCGATGTTGCAACAAGATGTGCTGGCTCGCCCTAATATTGGCCAAGCAAGAGAACCCGAAAGCCAAGAGACGGGTGACGTTCCAACTTATTACCCTGAGACTCATTTACAAGCCCACGCTCAGGACTGGCTTTTGGCCGATACTGCCAGTGATATTTTGCATCATGATGGAATTCGAAGTGCTCAGTTATGGTTAGTGATGCATCCTCAACCATTATCCTTGCATAATGATCCTTACCATATCGATGATGAAATTTATGTAAATTGCGATACCTATACACAAGCGCGTTACTCAAAAACGACGCCTCAAGAGAATAGTGAAATAACAGTAGATGAAACAGGGATCTTTGATTTACTCGAAGAAATTGGTCTGAAAATGCAAGCCTAA
- a CDS encoding DUF1294 domain-containing protein, which yields MLALLYVMLSLGAYVFYKKDKAAAIKGTWRVPEKTLHLLALLGGWPGAIIAQQRLRHKTQKVSFRVIFWLTLMLNVGLLACLHTKQIHEVFSQGLVVLNHNLDTLFNDGHSKRFVLFFTMLR from the coding sequence ATGCTAGCCTTGCTTTACGTTATGCTAAGTTTAGGGGCTTATGTTTTTTACAAAAAAGATAAGGCTGCCGCAATAAAGGGTACTTGGCGCGTACCAGAAAAAACATTGCATCTATTGGCTTTGCTTGGTGGATGGCCCGGGGCGATTATTGCGCAGCAGCGCTTGCGGCACAAAACCCAGAAAGTGTCATTTAGAGTAATATTTTGGCTGACGCTCATGTTGAATGTTGGTCTACTAGCTTGCTTGCATACAAAGCAAATACATGAGGTCTTTTCTCAAGGGCTGGTCGTGCTCAACCACAATCTGGACACACTGTTCAATGATGGGCATAGCAAGCGATTCGTTTTATTTTTTACCATGCTTAGGTAG
- a CDS encoding ATP-binding protein, with amino-acid sequence MLLLMAMAFKRQLRLNPWLMLSMLTLEVIGINIVIALNGAASNPFNAVLLVPLVLAFMLLPLAHAAGLLLLSILAQIIQVLLLPEQGHHQGMMQEHSYAMVGSFILTSLLIAIVVCYFHYQIADRDGTLQKLRERQLRDEQLLAIGTAAAQLTHDVATPAQSIRLLLEEGAEQQRSQEWLHALDLQFQRIEQQLRNWREIADDVREQRLHRYKVDELTHSLRQLLQIARPEAEIHWQSPQENALHFILADRTLLPALTSVIINACEAALNSTSKRVLVTTKISKMGWYLQIDNQGQSLPADTLASLGSQFLPSHHGHGIGAVLTNATIEKFSGEVNWQFKLGTMTTTVYLPLDSSHA; translated from the coding sequence ATGTTGTTACTAATGGCAATGGCATTTAAACGCCAATTACGCTTAAACCCTTGGTTAATGCTGAGCATGTTAACGTTAGAAGTCATTGGCATTAATATCGTAATCGCGCTCAATGGTGCCGCAAGTAACCCATTTAATGCTGTTTTGCTGGTTCCCTTAGTATTGGCATTTATGTTACTTCCCTTAGCGCATGCTGCTGGGTTGTTACTGTTAAGTATACTCGCACAAATAATACAAGTGCTATTGCTACCTGAGCAAGGTCATCATCAAGGCATGATGCAAGAGCATTCTTATGCCATGGTCGGCAGTTTTATTTTAACCAGTCTACTTATCGCCATCGTGGTGTGCTACTTCCATTATCAAATTGCCGATCGTGACGGTACGTTGCAGAAACTACGAGAGCGTCAACTGCGAGACGAGCAACTACTGGCAATAGGAACCGCTGCGGCGCAGTTAACACACGATGTGGCCACGCCTGCCCAATCTATCCGTCTGTTATTAGAAGAAGGTGCAGAGCAACAACGTTCGCAAGAATGGCTCCACGCGTTAGATCTGCAATTTCAACGCATCGAGCAGCAATTACGTAATTGGCGTGAAATCGCCGACGATGTGCGAGAACAACGTTTACATCGCTACAAGGTAGATGAACTGACCCATTCGTTGCGTCAATTGCTGCAAATAGCCCGGCCAGAGGCAGAAATTCACTGGCAATCACCACAAGAAAACGCATTACACTTTATCTTAGCCGATCGCACGCTACTGCCTGCCCTTACCAGTGTCATTATTAACGCCTGCGAAGCCGCGTTAAATAGTACGAGCAAACGTGTGCTTGTAACCACGAAAATAAGTAAGATGGGTTGGTATTTGCAAATAGACAATCAAGGACAGAGCTTGCCAGCGGACACACTTGCATCCTTGGGAAGTCAATTTTTACCCAGTCATCACGGCCACGGTATCGGCGCAGTTCTAACCAATGCCACCATTGAGAAATTTTCAGGGGAAGTAAACTGGCAATTTAAACTGGGCACTATGACAACTACAGTTTATCTACCCTTGGACAGCAGCCATGCATAA
- a CDS encoding 6-carboxytetrahydropterin synthase: MQLFVNDLTVMDFSYLCPKRGMVGESWIVDVVLDGDLNEESMVLDFSKVKKQLKYLIDEYVDHKLLIPVEHEYSHILRDEKNDRVSVDFMRPDGRSIHLNCPSEAYGFIYSKHVTMSSVSQYLKQVIATHLPENVAGLELTLRAEVISTPYYHYTHGLKKHDGNCQRIAHGHRSKITIIENQHESNEWQQYWSERWCDIYVGSNEDLVGPDKVNFAKSDVNFSEHYLFGYESSQGWFELAIPKAETEMVDTDTTVECLAQYIANEQKRLEPESEFKVYAFEGVGKGAIAYG, encoded by the coding sequence ATGCAATTATTCGTTAACGATTTAACCGTTATGGATTTCTCATACCTATGCCCAAAACGCGGCATGGTTGGTGAAAGTTGGATAGTCGATGTCGTTTTAGATGGCGATTTAAATGAAGAGAGCATGGTGCTCGATTTTTCAAAGGTTAAAAAACAGCTAAAATATTTGATTGACGAATATGTCGATCACAAATTGCTCATTCCCGTAGAGCATGAATATAGTCATATTTTGCGGGACGAAAAAAATGATCGGGTAAGTGTTGATTTTATGCGTCCTGACGGCCGTTCAATTCACCTTAATTGCCCATCTGAAGCGTATGGTTTTATCTATTCAAAACATGTGACCATGTCTTCTGTGAGCCAATATTTAAAGCAAGTCATCGCCACTCATTTGCCTGAAAACGTCGCTGGTCTTGAATTGACCCTGCGTGCTGAAGTGATTAGTACACCTTATTACCACTATACCCATGGCTTAAAAAAGCACGACGGAAATTGTCAACGTATTGCCCATGGTCATCGTTCGAAAATTACGATTATTGAAAATCAACATGAAAGTAATGAATGGCAGCAGTATTGGTCTGAGCGTTGGTGCGATATCTACGTGGGATCAAATGAAGATTTGGTCGGGCCAGACAAGGTTAATTTCGCTAAAAGTGACGTTAATTTTAGTGAGCATTATTTGTTTGGCTATGAATCGTCACAGGGATGGTTTGAATTGGCTATTCCAAAAGCAGAAACCGAAATGGTTGATACTGACACTACCGTCGAATGTTTAGCTCAATATATCGCAAATGAACAAAAACGTCTTGAACCTGAAAGCGAATTCAAAGTATATGCATTTGAGGGAGTAGGTAAAGGGGCAATCGCTTATGGGTAA
- a CDS encoding exopolyphosphatase, whose protein sequence is MSNSTFRLITRSDFDGLVCAALLKDMNMIDDIKFVHPKDMQDGKIEVGPRDILTNLPYVEGCHMCFDHHHSETVRNKAYNNHVIDPDAPSAARVVYDYYGGKNKFPKISDELMNAVDKGDSAAFNQEEVLDPQGWDLMNFLMDARTGLGRFREFTISNYNLMMKLIDCCLDLSVDEIIQLPDVQERIKIYQEHRSLAIEQIKRCATVKNNLVILDLKDEDPIYATNRFMIYALFPECNISIHKMWGFQKQNVVLAIGKSILNKTSNTNIGEVCLQYEGGGHENAGTCQVATVQAEAVLHEITQKINQDG, encoded by the coding sequence ATGTCTAATAGTACTTTTCGACTCATTACCAGAAGCGATTTCGACGGCTTAGTGTGCGCCGCTTTGCTTAAAGATATGAACATGATTGACGATATTAAATTTGTTCATCCAAAAGATATGCAAGACGGTAAAATTGAAGTGGGCCCCCGCGATATTTTAACCAACTTACCTTACGTGGAAGGTTGTCACATGTGTTTCGACCATCACCACAGTGAAACGGTCCGCAACAAGGCTTACAACAACCACGTTATTGACCCAGACGCCCCTTCAGCAGCTCGTGTTGTCTATGACTACTATGGCGGTAAAAATAAATTTCCCAAAATCTCTGATGAACTAATGAACGCTGTTGATAAAGGCGATTCAGCAGCCTTTAACCAAGAAGAAGTATTAGACCCACAAGGATGGGATCTAATGAATTTCTTAATGGATGCTCGTACCGGCCTAGGACGCTTTCGAGAATTTACCATATCAAACTATAACTTGATGATGAAATTGATTGATTGCTGCTTGGATCTTAGCGTTGATGAGATTATTCAACTGCCTGATGTTCAAGAACGCATTAAAATCTACCAAGAACATCGTTCTTTAGCTATTGAACAAATAAAGCGCTGCGCGACAGTAAAAAACAACTTGGTGATCCTCGACCTAAAAGATGAAGATCCGATATATGCAACCAATCGCTTTATGATTTACGCACTTTTTCCAGAGTGTAATATCTCTATCCACAAGATGTGGGGGTTTCAAAAACAAAACGTTGTACTGGCTATCGGTAAGTCTATCTTGAATAAAACCTCGAACACCAATATTGGTGAAGTCTGTTTGCAATATGAAGGAGGTGGGCACGAAAATGCCGGGACGTGTCAAGTTGCAACAGTTCAAGCAGAGGCTGTATTACATGAAATAACGCAAAAAATTAACCAAGACGGTTAA
- a CDS encoding M23 family metallopeptidase, whose protein sequence is MGKFFFGAFVNLMFMVGAQAEMLELRGELTQGSLIRGSAPSGSEIWLDGKTILIGEDGNFAFGFSRDDELEHHIKWRDPQGESHEKSLTLTPRTYDIQRIEGLPSKMVSPPKEVLDRIKRDNIQVAQARARRDSRSDFAQNFIWPAQGPISGVYGSQRVLNGQPKRPHYGVDVAAPTGTTVYAPADGVVTLFVPDMYYSGGTMIIDHGLGVSSTFLHLSKGLVKAGEQIKQGQPVAEIGATGRVTGAHLDWRMNWMSVRLDPALLVPKR, encoded by the coding sequence ATGGGTAAGTTCTTTTTTGGCGCTTTTGTGAATCTGATGTTTATGGTTGGCGCCCAAGCTGAAATGTTAGAGCTGCGTGGAGAGCTTACTCAAGGTAGCTTAATCAGAGGCAGTGCGCCATCAGGTAGTGAAATATGGTTAGACGGTAAAACGATTCTTATCGGCGAGGACGGTAATTTTGCATTCGGTTTTAGTCGTGATGATGAATTAGAGCATCATATTAAATGGCGAGATCCTCAAGGTGAAAGCCATGAGAAAAGTCTTACGTTAACACCCAGAACATACGATATTCAACGCATCGAAGGTTTGCCTAGTAAAATGGTTTCGCCGCCAAAAGAGGTACTCGATAGAATTAAACGAGATAATATACAGGTCGCTCAAGCCAGAGCACGTCGTGATTCTCGTAGCGATTTTGCTCAAAACTTTATTTGGCCAGCACAAGGCCCTATCAGTGGAGTATATGGCAGCCAGCGCGTACTCAACGGGCAACCTAAACGACCTCATTATGGTGTTGATGTAGCAGCGCCCACGGGGACAACGGTTTATGCCCCTGCAGATGGCGTGGTGACTCTTTTTGTGCCGGATATGTATTACTCTGGAGGCACAATGATAATCGATCATGGATTAGGTGTTTCTTCAACCTTTTTGCATTTGAGTAAAGGTCTCGTCAAAGCGGGAGAGCAAATCAAACAAGGTCAGCCCGTGGCTGAAATTGGCGCCACAGGACGTGTCACAGGTGCACATTTAGATTGGCGAATGAATTGGATGAGCGTACGTTTAGATCCTGCCCTGCTGGTGCCTAAACGTTAA
- a CDS encoding bifunctional diguanylate cyclase/phosphodiesterase, whose translation MRIRSYLALLVCACLLGAYVLEQVLAYRFTSVQTLAQEHSDSLLWQKDLQRIENTASQFLISSDLVIGSGNTYLIFGAKNMGEYLTNELDLMQSNSPFSTLTSKIHESLTLVKSINGVLDIIADLPPTKLQRSLSQLLIQYDPISLALSRNIQFLTQQTAIMVQTEAQFLQDEKKRMELISWATRIAFFIVIIVLWWWANTRICKPLNSLIYSSHRALSGHDFEATDRAPTEIIELSNDFKYLTETLFHQASHDPLTELQNRRAFERNLNEIIHDRQHNYFLFFIDLDYFKTINDTCGHAAGDEILVSVARILKDNVRGHDIVARLGGDEFAVLIKDCPFDKALKIATNIKDNIRRLTYHWEGETFHLSASIGVATKMYNSTTTELLNSADVACGLAKNAGRNTVHLYDATKEQSCDKQQDILSVHQINNALDNNHFILYKQDITPLQNSNGGQYFEILLRMKCPDGGIISPVNFFPIAERYRLTSKIDSWVVNALFQHFVSHQEQLEDIQAISINLSGHSMNDGELEQFIIDKIANGDIPAEKLCFEITETVAITNVKRARQFMDNIRALGCSFALDDFGRGHSSYTNIRELPTEKIKIDGSFISGMLENPLDYTMVKSICDLAKAANQEVIAKFVEDKKTMEALTKLGVDYAQGYYFCQPTELI comes from the coding sequence ATGAGAATAAGAAGCTATTTAGCCCTATTGGTATGTGCCTGTTTATTGGGTGCTTACGTTTTGGAGCAAGTCTTAGCCTACCGCTTCACGAGTGTACAAACCTTAGCCCAAGAGCATAGTGACAGTTTATTATGGCAAAAAGATTTACAACGAATTGAAAATACTGCCTCTCAATTTTTGATCTCATCAGATTTAGTCATAGGTTCGGGTAATACGTATCTTATTTTCGGGGCGAAAAATATGGGCGAATATCTGACAAATGAACTCGATTTAATGCAATCTAACAGCCCCTTTTCAACATTAACATCAAAAATTCATGAATCCTTAACATTGGTAAAGAGTATTAATGGCGTACTCGATATTATTGCCGACCTTCCCCCAACCAAATTGCAACGAAGCCTTAGTCAATTATTAATTCAATACGATCCTATCAGTCTAGCGCTTTCACGAAACATTCAATTTCTAACGCAGCAAACCGCCATTATGGTGCAAACAGAAGCTCAGTTTCTGCAAGATGAAAAGAAACGAATGGAGCTAATAAGCTGGGCAACCAGAATAGCGTTTTTCATTGTGATCATTGTATTATGGTGGTGGGCCAATACGCGCATTTGTAAGCCGCTAAATAGCTTAATTTATTCATCACACCGTGCCTTATCGGGTCACGATTTTGAGGCCACTGATCGCGCCCCTACAGAAATAATTGAGTTAAGCAACGACTTCAAATATTTAACTGAAACCCTATTCCATCAAGCCTCTCACGATCCGCTAACTGAGTTACAAAATAGGCGAGCATTCGAGCGTAACCTCAACGAGATTATTCACGATCGGCAACACAATTACTTTCTTTTCTTCATTGACTTAGATTATTTTAAAACAATCAATGACACATGTGGTCACGCCGCTGGTGATGAAATATTAGTCAGCGTTGCACGTATTTTAAAAGATAATGTGCGAGGCCATGATATCGTTGCCCGGTTGGGCGGTGACGAATTTGCGGTTTTAATCAAAGACTGTCCTTTTGATAAAGCGCTGAAAATTGCCACTAATATCAAAGACAATATCCGTCGCTTAACCTATCACTGGGAGGGCGAAACGTTTCATTTGAGCGCCAGCATAGGTGTTGCCACAAAAATGTATAATAGCACCACTACTGAGTTATTAAATTCAGCCGATGTGGCCTGCGGACTAGCAAAAAACGCGGGACGCAATACTGTGCACCTTTATGACGCAACTAAAGAACAAAGCTGCGATAAACAGCAAGATATATTGTCTGTGCATCAAATCAATAATGCCCTCGATAACAATCATTTTATCCTATATAAACAAGATATTACCCCATTGCAAAATTCGAATGGGGGTCAGTATTTTGAAATTCTATTACGTATGAAATGCCCAGACGGCGGTATTATAAGTCCAGTTAACTTTTTCCCAATTGCCGAACGTTATCGACTCACGAGTAAAATCGATAGCTGGGTAGTTAATGCGCTATTCCAACACTTTGTTAGTCATCAAGAACAACTCGAGGATATTCAGGCCATTTCCATCAACTTGTCGGGTCACTCTATGAATGATGGAGAACTAGAACAGTTCATTATTGATAAAATTGCGAACGGAGATATTCCCGCTGAAAAATTATGCTTCGAAATAACCGAAACAGTGGCGATCACCAATGTTAAACGCGCCCGCCAGTTTATGGATAACATCAGAGCACTGGGCTGTAGTTTCGCCTTGGATGATTTCGGCCGCGGACATTCGTCCTATACAAATATTCGAGAACTTCCCACTGAAAAAATAAAAATTGATGGTTCATTCATCTCCGGGATGCTGGAAAATCCGCTAGATTACACAATGGTAAAATCTATATGTGATCTTGCTAAGGCGGCTAATCAAGAAGTGATCGCTAAATTTGTAGAAGATAAAAAAACAATGGAAGCTCTAACAAAGCTAGGCGTAGATTACGCTCAAGGTTACTACTTTTGCCAACCCACTGAGCTGATTTAA